The Caenorhabditis elegans chromosome II genome has a segment encoding these proteins:
- the T07F8.4 gene encoding ELM2 domain-containing protein (Confirmed by transcript evidence), whose translation MDEEGSRSSITDEEDYVDDNDNGEDYEATIEEEELLDEGDYEDELKDLEDEGEMSIEELQRKYGYRPAENSSANNEDTEIAEENVGESSSAAAEPHDSTIFDMGNSMSGFDDDDDDYAPPPDPWKRSIRVDPVLFQADVPLFNEATVEESAREDDTILWTIDQTNQPSDEVIDNYLKDVVGLRKAHDQPCPPAGTESRDDEDALCALYRSNFDTEKAKESFPFPHINAPFRTVRSDALGFDESEAKAFEESLELYGKDFSLIRRLRLPYRKVGELIEYYYQWKLTPGYRVWRDAHPQHAPVVQPHLSAAWHQQVAQLEDQNGQTGFVEASFSEPSTSEEPSTLTN comes from the exons ATGGATGAAGAGGGTTCTCGTTCGTCTATCACTGATGAAGAAGATTATGTAGACGATAATGATAATGGCGAAGACTATGAAG CGACAATTGAAGAGGAGGAGCTTCTAGATGAAGGGGACTACGAAGATGAATTGAAAG actTGGAAGATGAGGGAGAAATGTCAATTGAAGAACTTCAACGTAAGTATGGCTATCGTCCAGCGGAAAATTCATCTGCAAACAATGAAGATACGGAAATCGCCGAAGAA aatgtagGGGAATCAAGTTCGGCTGCTGCAGAACCGCACGACTCAACAATTTTCGATATGGGTAATTCAATGAGTGGCTTCGACGACGATGATGACGACTATGCACCACCGCCAGACCCATGGAAAAGAAGTATTCGTGTGGATCCAGTACTTTTCCAAGCCGACGTCCCGCTTTTTAATGAAGCAACGGTTGAAG AATCTGCTCGAGAAGATGACACTATTTTATGGACAATTGATCAGACGAATCAGCCAAGTGATGAAGTTATTGACAACTATCTCAAAGATGTAGTAGGCTTACGAAAAGCCCACGACCAACCATGTCCACCAGCTGGCACCGAATCACGAGACGACGAGGACGCTCTATGTGCTTTGTATAGAAGCAACTTTGACACAGAAAAGGCGAAAGAATCATTCCCTTTTCCTCATATAAATGCCCCATTCCGCACTGTTCGCTCAGATGCATTGGGATTCGATGAGAGTGAAGCAAAGGCATTTGAAGAGTCACTCGAGCTGTATGGAAAAGATTTTTCGCTGATAAGGAGACTACGG ctACCCTACCGGAAAGTTGGAGAACTTATCGAATACTACTATCAATGGAAATTAACCCCTGG ctaTCGAGTTTGGCGGGACGCTCATCCACAGCATGCGCCAGTAGTTCAGCCTCATTTATCTGCTGCATGGCATCAGCAAGTAGCTCAACTGGAAGATCAAAATGGTCAAACTGGATTTGTTGAAGCCTCCTTCTCCGAGCCATCTACTTCAGAGGAGCCATCAACTCTTACGAACTAA
- the gld-3 gene encoding Defective in germ line development protein 3 (Confirmed by transcript evidence) has product MGEQSHEKDHDEAHSYNPFVRSAVEYDADTRLQMAENAASARKLFVSSALKDIIVNPENFYHDFQQSAQMAEDANQRRQVSYNTKREAHIHQLKAQGLPLPSNIPMIEINPTRVTLNMEFESQYYSLMTSDNGDHENVASIMAETNTLIQLPDRSVGGTTPDPFAQQVTITGYFGDVDRARMLMRRNCHFTVFMALSKMKMPLHELQAHVRQNPIQNVEMSFVDAPEKNGIVTTYLRITAREKNQHELIEAAKRLNEILFRESPAPENNFTLHFTLSTYYVDQVLGSSSTAQLMPVIERETTTIISYPCYNNRNETRGNIYEIKVVGNIDNVLKARRYIMDLLPISMCFNIKNTDMAEPSRVSDRNIHMIIDESGIILKMTPSVYEPADLLSGEVPLNCASLRSKEFNIKKLYTAYQKVLSKKFDFIAPQPNDYDNSIWHHSLPANFLKNFNMPCRGELSDGSNGRRHRSSSIASSRSKHSYMSKGKQFSESSGGPSRSHTRVSSFSENSSTVPIMQFPTPHFAPPMLTPHHHMLKYVYLQQHQQAQTFLKGAAGLHPGTHIMFPPPIIVDGSFVSALPFADPVVFDGFPYVHGLFPVNEAEQHRNHRESSPSLRSTQEIRKPSRNMGNRPSSSTGSYYPSTTPRQRVYEQVREDDLRSHIGSRRTSVNGDDQNVESMHDQGYERQYPRQHQRLQKDDQQRWKTGSRGDIHSSRTINVHRDVRNSNEYDFHVGNSGPAKRSPSLEQVQLQMTHHLKLKSNDVDLDHEKLYMHESPHNDSDTTVSASGFGNDLMDGDFVQRFLSNANINESGRRPRTVSCFTEKDGQSARYIDSDGAYSVVDHASTHQSRSYDSFRKVGDNGVTKTILEPRARVEKDYGKISLEHKTKYSNEYGDEEKSAENDTSSLGSRQYRIDPMKLIASVRESSEQLPRIHERQFSDVLNEKEKEIADKSIESTVTQDLSLDETSTY; this is encoded by the exons atGGGGGAGCAAAGCCATGAAAAAGATCATGATGAAGCGCACTCCTACAATCCATTCGTTCGCTCTGCCGTTGAATACGATGCTGACACACGCCTCCAAATGGCAGAAAATGCGGCATCTGCAAG aaaactatttGTATCGTCTGCCCTCAAAGATATTATCGTGAATCCTGAAAACTTCTATCATGATTTCCAGCAATCTGCACAG ATGGCGGAGGATGCTAATCAGAGACGACAGGTGTCATACAACACGAAACGAGAGGCTCATATTCATCAGCTAAAAGCGCAAGGATTGCCTCTGCCGTCAAATATACCAATG ATCGAGATTAACCCAACTAGAGTAACCCTCAATATGGAGTTTGAATCCCAATACTATTCACTAATGACCAG TGACAACGGGGATCACGAGAATGTCGCGTCAATCATGGCAGAAACTAACACCCTCATTCAACTTCCCGATCGTTCTGTCGGAGGAACTACACCTGATCCATTTGCACAGCAAGTAACCATCACTGGATACTTTGGTGACGTGGATAGAGCACGAATGTTGATGAGA AGAAACTGtcattttacagtttttatgGCACTGTCAAAAATGAAGATGCCACTTCACGAACTTCAGGCACATGTCAGACAGAACCCCATTCAAAATGTGGAAATGTCTTTCGTCGATGCTCCAGAAAAG AATGGAATCGTCACAACCTATCTTCGTATCACCGCCCGCGAAAAGAATCAGCATGAACTGATCGAAGCTGCAAAACGACTGAATGAAATACTTTTCCGCGAGTCTCCGGCACCGGAGAAT aatttcactCTCCATTTCACATTGTCAACATACTACGTGGATCAAGTTCTTGGAAGTTCATCGACGGCGCAACTCATG CCTGTAATCGAGAGGGAGACAACGACAATAATTAGTTATCCATGTTACAATAATCGAAACGAAACTCGtggaaatatttatgaaattaaAGTTGTTGGGAACATTGACAATGTTCTTAAAGCCAGGAGATACATAATG GACCTCCTTCCTATTTCGATGTGtttcaacattaaaaataCTGATATGGCAGAACCGAGCAGAGTTTCTGATCGGAACATACACATGATTATTGATGAGAGTGGGATTATTCTTAAAATGACTCCTTCCGTGTATGAGCCCGCGGATCTACTGTCAGGAGAGGTTCCGTTGAACTGTGCCAGTCTTCGTTCGAAGGAGTTTAACATAAAGAAGCTGTACACCGCTTATCAAAAAGTTCTCTCG aaaaaatttgatttcattgCTCCACAACCAAATGATTATGACAACTCCATCTGGCATCATTCTCTTCcggcaaactttttgaaaaatttcaatatgcCG tgtCGGGGTGAACTTTCTGATGGTTCAAACGGTCGTCGTCATAGAAGCTCATCAATAGCTTCTTCTCGTTCCAAACACAGTTACATGAGCaaaggaaaacaattttctgagtCGTCTGGGGGTCCATCAAGGTCTCACACAAGAGTATCTtcgttttccgaaaattcat CAACCGTCCCTATTATGCAATTTCCAACGCCACATTTTGCACCACCAATGTTAACTCCTCATCATCACATGCTGAAATACGTCTATTTGCAGCAACATCAGCAAGctcagacatttttgaaag GTGCAGCTGGATTACATCCTGGCACACATATCATGTTCCCTCCACCGATCATCGTCGATGGATCCTTTG TGTCTGCTCTGCCATTTGCGGATCCTGTAGTATTTGATGGTTTTCCTTATGTCCACGGATTGTTTCCGGTAAATGAAG CCGAACAACACAGAAATCACCGTGAATCATCACCATCTCTACGATCAACACAAGAAATCAGAAAACCGTCTAGAAACATGGGAAATCGACCATCATCGAGCACAGGTTCTTATTATCCATCGACAACACCTCGTCAACGTGTTTACGAACAAGTTCGAGAAGATGATCTTCGTTCACATATTGGTTCAAGAAGAACATCAGTGAATGGAGACGATCAGAATGTTGAAAGCATGCACGACC AAGGATATGAAAGACAGTACCCACGACAGCATCAAAGACTTCAGAAGGATGATCAACAACGCTGGAAGACAGGAAGTCGTGGAGATATTCACTCAAGTAGAACAATTAATGTGCACAGAGACGTTCGCAATTCCAATGAATACGACTTTCATGTGGGAAATTCTGGGCCAGCTAAGAGGTCCCCGTCTTTGGAACAAGTACAATTGCAAATGACACACCACTTGAAGTTGAAATCGAATGATGTTGATTTGGATCATGAAAAGCTTTATATGCATGAGTCACCGCACAATGATTCTGATACTACAGTTTCTGCAAGTGGCTTCGGAAATGATTTAATGGATGGAGACTTTGTTCAGAGATTCCTATCCAATGCAAATATCAATGAATCGGGAAGAAGACCAAGAACAGTTAGCTGTTTTACCGAGAA AGATGGTCAATCCGCCCGATACATCGATTCTGATGGTGCATACAGCGTTGTTGATCATGCATCCACACATCAATCTCGTTCATATGATAGCTTCAGAAAAGTTGGCGACAACGGAGTCACAAAAACCATATTGGAACCACGTGCTCGAGTAGAGAAAGATTATGGCAAAATAAGCCTAGAACACAAGACGAAATACTCAAATGAGTACGGTGATGAAGAGAAGTCAGCAGAAAATGATACGTCTTCGTTGGGATCTAGACAATACAGAATTGATCCAATGAAGTTAATAGCTAGTGTTCGTGAATCGAGTGAGCAACTACCACGTATTCATGAAAGGCAGTTTAGCGATGTTctgaatgaaaaagaaaaagag ATCGCCGACAAAAGTATtgaatctacagtaacccaagaTCTTTCGTTAG ACGAAACATCTACATATTGA
- the gld-3 gene encoding Defective in germ line development protein 3 (Confirmed by transcript evidence) produces MGEQSHEKDHDEAHSYNPFVRSAVEYDADTRLQMAENAASARKLFVSSALKDIIVNPENFYHDFQQSAQMAEDANQRRQVSYNTKREAHIHQLKAQGLPLPSNIPMIEINPTRVTLNMEFESQYYSLMTSDNGDHENVASIMAETNTLIQLPDRSVGGTTPDPFAQQVTITGYFGDVDRARMLMRRNCHFTVFMALSKMKMPLHELQAHVRQNPIQNVEMSFVDAPEKNGIVTTYLRITAREKNQHELIEAAKRLNEILFRESPAPENNFTLHFTLSTYYVDQVLGSSSTAQLMPVIERETTTIISYPCYNNRNETRGNIYEIKVVGNIDNVLKARRYIMDLLPISMCFNIKNTDMAEPSRVSDRNIHMIIDESGIILKMTPSVYEPADLLSGEVPLNCASLRSKEFNIKKLYTAYQKVLSKKFDFIAPQPNDYDNSIWHHSLPANFLKNFNMPCRGELSDGSNGRRHRSSSIASSRSKHSYMSKGKQFSESSGGPSRSHTRVSSFSENSSTVPIMQFPTPHFAPPMLTPHHHMLKYVYLQQHQQAQTFLKGAAGLHPGTHIMFPPPIIVDGSFGARYSSNIYPFSYIVPQNFNFLNGNFGHL; encoded by the exons atGGGGGAGCAAAGCCATGAAAAAGATCATGATGAAGCGCACTCCTACAATCCATTCGTTCGCTCTGCCGTTGAATACGATGCTGACACACGCCTCCAAATGGCAGAAAATGCGGCATCTGCAAG aaaactatttGTATCGTCTGCCCTCAAAGATATTATCGTGAATCCTGAAAACTTCTATCATGATTTCCAGCAATCTGCACAG ATGGCGGAGGATGCTAATCAGAGACGACAGGTGTCATACAACACGAAACGAGAGGCTCATATTCATCAGCTAAAAGCGCAAGGATTGCCTCTGCCGTCAAATATACCAATG ATCGAGATTAACCCAACTAGAGTAACCCTCAATATGGAGTTTGAATCCCAATACTATTCACTAATGACCAG TGACAACGGGGATCACGAGAATGTCGCGTCAATCATGGCAGAAACTAACACCCTCATTCAACTTCCCGATCGTTCTGTCGGAGGAACTACACCTGATCCATTTGCACAGCAAGTAACCATCACTGGATACTTTGGTGACGTGGATAGAGCACGAATGTTGATGAGA AGAAACTGtcattttacagtttttatgGCACTGTCAAAAATGAAGATGCCACTTCACGAACTTCAGGCACATGTCAGACAGAACCCCATTCAAAATGTGGAAATGTCTTTCGTCGATGCTCCAGAAAAG AATGGAATCGTCACAACCTATCTTCGTATCACCGCCCGCGAAAAGAATCAGCATGAACTGATCGAAGCTGCAAAACGACTGAATGAAATACTTTTCCGCGAGTCTCCGGCACCGGAGAAT aatttcactCTCCATTTCACATTGTCAACATACTACGTGGATCAAGTTCTTGGAAGTTCATCGACGGCGCAACTCATG CCTGTAATCGAGAGGGAGACAACGACAATAATTAGTTATCCATGTTACAATAATCGAAACGAAACTCGtggaaatatttatgaaattaaAGTTGTTGGGAACATTGACAATGTTCTTAAAGCCAGGAGATACATAATG GACCTCCTTCCTATTTCGATGTGtttcaacattaaaaataCTGATATGGCAGAACCGAGCAGAGTTTCTGATCGGAACATACACATGATTATTGATGAGAGTGGGATTATTCTTAAAATGACTCCTTCCGTGTATGAGCCCGCGGATCTACTGTCAGGAGAGGTTCCGTTGAACTGTGCCAGTCTTCGTTCGAAGGAGTTTAACATAAAGAAGCTGTACACCGCTTATCAAAAAGTTCTCTCG aaaaaatttgatttcattgCTCCACAACCAAATGATTATGACAACTCCATCTGGCATCATTCTCTTCcggcaaactttttgaaaaatttcaatatgcCG tgtCGGGGTGAACTTTCTGATGGTTCAAACGGTCGTCGTCATAGAAGCTCATCAATAGCTTCTTCTCGTTCCAAACACAGTTACATGAGCaaaggaaaacaattttctgagtCGTCTGGGGGTCCATCAAGGTCTCACACAAGAGTATCTtcgttttccgaaaattcat CAACCGTCCCTATTATGCAATTTCCAACGCCACATTTTGCACCACCAATGTTAACTCCTCATCATCACATGCTGAAATACGTCTATTTGCAGCAACATCAGCAAGctcagacatttttgaaag GTGCAGCTGGATTACATCCTGGCACACATATCATGTTCCCTCCACCGATCATCGTCGATGGATCCTTTGGTGCGCGttattcttcaaatatttatccATTTTCTTACATAGTTCCACAGaactttaactttttgaacgGAAATTTCGGTCACCTTTAG
- the npr-31 gene encoding G-protein coupled receptors family 1 profile domain-containing protein (Confirmed by transcript evidence) produces the protein MMSPYFAGFLYIATVLTGLFGNIWVVCSVARSRKPKSLMSRSSPSDRLRAYISVLAVIDLTVLMALLVRALYHFLPHFMLDSNSCRAMFVLENSVKITSLTVLSCISIERYITIRKPFCSEVRRQFVNATPIGASIFVGLVVGAIIVQINSVTVSSDGLNCVRSYRGKAIPRVASYLTAVAFLVDLTIISLNYSQIVRHVRRKFTKRRARVQANSRVRESLVNEPRYMREMTAAIVRVGVFHVVCWLPMSLMQFIPDNTIQSELTAGIRLFSNFRDYSITRWLIFIATWLTSMNAAGDWIFYAVMNRDLRNLIRFATERRKRSTMSHAASPSTNRSLRQQVPPSMKVLHSISYRSSIGGSMDDAAGASFLQSSPKESTVSQEPNSPYGVRAKISILTRKESDGDGDMV, from the exons ATGATGTCTCCatattttgccggttttcttTACATAGCCACAGTTCTTACCGGACTATTTGGAAATATATGGGTCGTTTGCTCAGTAGCCAGAAGTCGAAAACCAAA atccCTTATGTCCAGAAGCTCCCCTTCAGATCGATTACGTGCTTATATTTCAGTGTTAGCAGTGATTGATTTAACAGTTTTAATGGCTCTTTTAGTTAGAGCATTATATCATTTTCTACCACATTTTATGCTCG attcaaataGTTGTCGAGCAATGTTTGTACTTGAGAATAGTGTAAAGATTACATCATTAACAGTTCTTTCGTGTATTTCAATTGAACGATACATCACAATACGAAAACCATTCTGCAGTGAAGTTCGAAGGCAATTCGTGAATGCAACTCCAATTGGAGCAAGTATATTCGTTGGGCTTGTCGTTGGTGCAATAATCGTTCAAATCAATTCCGTGACTGTATCATCTGATGGATTGAATTGTGTTCGTTCATATCGAGGAAAAGCAATTCCAAGAGTGGCTTCTTATCTAACAGCAGTCGCATTTCTAGTCGATTTAACAATTATTTCGTTGAATTATTCACAAATTGTCCGACATGTTAGAAGAAAATTTACAAAGCGAAGAGCTAGAG tCCAAGCCAACTCTCGAGTACGTGAATCACTTGTGAATGAGCCCCGTTATATGAGAGAAATGACAGCTGCAATTGTTCGTGTTGGAGTATTCCACGTCGTTTGTTGGCTTCCAATGTCTCTGATGCAG tttatccCCGATAATACAATTCAATCGGAACTCACAGCTGGAATCAGGTTATTCAGTAATTTCCGTGACTATAG tatAACTCGTTGGCTAATCTTTATTGCCACATGGCTTACATCCATGAATGCAGCTGGAGATTGGATTTTCTACGCGGTCATGAACAGAGACCTTCGAAATCTTATTAG ATTTGCCACTGAACGGCGAAAACGATCAACAATGTCTCATGCAGCATCTCCATCAACAAATCGAAGTCTTCGTCAACAAGTTCCACCATCCATGAAAGTTCTTCATTCAATATCATATAGAAGTTCAATTGGAGGCTCTATGGATGATGCAGCTGGGGCATCTTTTCTTCAAAGTTCACCTAAAGAATCAACTGTATCTCAAGAGCCGAATAGTCCGTATGGAGTTCGagcgaaaattagtattttgaCAAGAAAAGAATCTGATGGAGATGGCGATATGGTTTAG
- the T07F8.1 gene encoding Zinc finger PHD-type domain-containing protein (Confirmed by transcript evidence), whose translation MVSKKRKEHGKNLGVLGPAAKKQKRLEKSFDQLKKDNDAYVLEIDDLKENIKDQTSLREKAENLNESLKTKVEDLAKKVDSIEGEIEFEKRSHSDTKKKLGKFADETFVKEEKLERINEEMSENLRKLALKPASEANKKYHQLSQPTKNKRCETVLECIQTYVGTDEADIFIVDFVKYVSKHRRFKFRTRFTTEETFCAVIKFRLSDGFLKSFKSFSQKTLGFDIFGSRKEVDEHRKKLQVHQEYEISIESSTTKTRIGREIPIQNIIAVCKNVPEVTRRRLETLSANDNLVFDEGIGDDIIISADTGDGVTKVCMSIENCQKPNSSLTETALGWYTGTDNYTNLKKYFAGIFEQLEKMTSIRYQEKNALVIRNIRLKLVGDLKFESSAMNHPGQAASDSCIFCTGRWAHSGMNKATVQSFEFDRSGPLRTLRGMISAGYHPLLHIEPFCIVPPCLHLLMGLVNDYILASLLALANQIDFPGQDLPDSMNEQRMELGIVQKEEKFCQKVVESLQNALVLTTKIKEVYESRLKQNNIKRSSISCGSPTCCVSDMPKSQQDQDIFFCVACPFAIHMVCAGRYTEDQRQAAKHHPTACLKCQEKHILSNEEMIEHANEALDELARRLQHETSHLSNLKAARQDMTTAISTRTGPTKQKLEEVLDYIGCSQKINYQGLTGNQVRQLLRTENIDKVLKVFTDCSWIQNMRNFMNDLASLMSASNNAVFTDDDLNDFAKTLKNLKRNIRILHPSMGVTPKLHILCTHLEPYIRAKRTWGRTSEQGMEAFHVLFRTTETRFSSVMSLKLRAELMIDYFANINYISDKRN comes from the exons ATGGTATCAAAGAAAAGGAAAGAGCACGGCAAGAACTTGGGCGTCTTGGGACCTGCTGCCAAGAAACAGAAACGGCTCGAAAAATCTTTCGATCAATTAAAAAAGGATAACGACGCCTACGTgcttgaaattgatgatttaaAGGAAAATATAAAAGATCAGACGTCGTTAcgagaaaaagctgaaaacttgaatgaGAGTCTGAAAACGAAAGTTGAGGATTTGGCTAAGAAAGTAGATTCTATAGAAGGCGAAATAGAATTCGAAAAACGATCTCACAGTGATACGAAAAAGAAGTTGGGAAAGTTTGCGGATGAAACTTTCGTAAAGGAAGAAAAGCTCGAAAGAATTAATGAGGAAatgagtgaaaatttgagaaaactggCACTAAAACCAGCGTCAGAAGCAAATAAAAAGTATCACCAGTTGTCACAGCCAACTAAAAACAAGAGATGTGAGACGGTTTTGGAGTGCATCCAGACTTATGTGGGAACGGATGAAGCCGATATTTTCATTGTGGACTTCGTGAAATATGTCTCGAAACACCGAAGGTTCAAATTTCGAACTAGATTTACGACTGAAGAGACGTTTTGTGCTGTAATTAAATTCAGACTGTCGgacggatttttgaaatctttcaaaagtttctctcaaaaaacgCTCGGATTCGACATCTTTGGCTCTCGAAAGGAAGTTGACGAGCACAGAAAGAAATTGCAAGTGCATCAAGAATATGAGATTTCGATCGAAAgttcaactacaaaaactcGCATTGGACGTGAGATTCccattcaaaatattatcgCGGTCTGCAAAAATGTTCCTGAAGTTACGAGAAGAAGATTAGAAACTTTGTCTGCCAATGACAACCTGGTTTTCGATGAAGGGATAGGGGATGATATTATCATCTCCGCAGATACCGGTGATGGAGTAACAAAAGTTTGTATGTCTATCGAGAATTGTCAGAAGCCAAACAGCAGTCTCACCGAGACGGCTCTTGGATGGTACACTGGTACAGACAATTacacaaatctgaaaaagtatttCGCGGGGATTTTCGAGCAGCTCGAAAAAATGACAAGCATTCgttatcaagaaaaaaatgcactcGTTATTCGAAATATTCGTCTGAAATTGGTAggagatctgaaatttgagtCATCTGCAATGAATCATCCAGGACAGGCAGCTTCAGattcttgcattttttgtacCGGCAGATGGGCTCATTCTGGTATGAATAAGGCTACAGTTCAATCCTTCGAATTTGATAGATCGGGCCCTCTTCGTACATTGCGTGGTATGATATCAGCAGGGTATCATCCATTACTCCACATTGAGCCATTTTGTATCGTACCACCTTGTTTGCATCTTCTGATGGGATTGGTAAATGACTATATCTTGGCTTCACTTTTGGCACTTGCCAATCAAATCGACTTCCCTGGACAGGATCTTCCAGACTCTATGAACGAACAGAGAATGGAATTGGGAATAGTtcagaaagaagaaaaattttgccaaaaagtgGTTGAAAGTCTGCAAAACGCCCTTGTGCTCACGACGAAAATCAAGGAAGTTTATGAGAGTCGACTAAAGCAGAATAATATCAAACGTTCGTCGATATCTTGTGGATCTCCAACATGCTGCGTCAGTGATATGCCAAAAAGCCAACAGGATCAAGATATCTTCTTCTGCGTTGCTTGTCCATTTGCAATTCATATGGTGTGTGCTGGTAGATATACGGAGGATCAACGCCAGGCAGCTAAACATCATCCGACTGCTTGTTTAAAATGTCAAGAAAAACATATTCTTTCTAATGAGGAAATGATTGAACATGCTAATGAGGCACTTGATGAGCTTGCCAGGCGCTTACAACACGAGACAAGCCATCTTAGTAACTTGAAAGCTGCTCGCCAAGACATGACAACGGCTATTTCGACTCGAACTGGGCCAACAAAACAGAAACTCGAGGAAGTTTTGGATTATATTGGCTGtagtcaaaaaattaactatcAGGGATTAACCGGAAATCAA GTTCGCCAACTACTAAGGACAGAAAACATTGACAAAGTACTAAAAGTCTTCACGGACTGTAGTTGGATCCAGAATATGAGAAACTTCATGAATGATTTGGCGTCACTCATGTCAGCAAGCAATAACGCAGTCTTCACAGATGATGATTTGAATGATTTCGCTAAAACTTTGAAGAACTTGAAGAGAAACATCAGAATTCTTCATCCTTCGATGGGAGTCACTCCTAAACTTCACATCCTCTGTACTCACCTCGAGCCTTACATTAGAGCAAAAAGAACTTGGGGTCGTACTTCAGAACAAGGGATGGAAGCGTTTCATGTGCTCTTCAGGACAACAGAGACGCGATTTTCTTCTGTGATGTCTCTCAAGCTACGCGCTGAGTTGATGATCGACTATTTCGCTAACATCAACTATATTTCCGATAAAAGAAACTAG